A region of the Andreesenia angusta genome:
TGGCTCGACTTCGCCTAGAGAGGTCTCTAAAATCTCTGTCTCAGAGTCCAGTGCTTTTCTCACAGCTTCCTCCACCCAGATAAGTATCTCCGATTCTGCCAGAAACCTTATCTCTGTCTTGGCCGGATGTATGTTCACATCTATCTCTCTCGGGTCCAGTTCTATAAAAAGCACCAGCACAGGATATCTGTTTGAAGGTATCACGCCCTTATATGCAGACTCCACTTTCCTTGAGAGCAGCAGATGCTTTACACTCCGTCCGTTTACGAATATATACTGCTGAGACCTGTTCCCCCTTGAAAAAGCTGGCTTGGATATAAAGCCAGAGAGTTTAAAGCTCTTTTTCTCGAACTCAAGCGGTATTGTAGAGTCCGAAAACTCCTTTCCCAGAAGGCTGTAAGCCGTTTTTTCCAAACTGCCCTTTCCAGGAGTCTTGAGCACAAGTGCCCCGTCTTTTATAAACTTAAAGGATATGGACGGGTTGCTGAGTGAAAGCCTATATATAAGGTCTGAAATAGCTCCGCTCTCGGACGAGTCGGACTTCAGGAACTTCTTTCTGACCGGTATATTGTAGAAAAGATTTCTGACTATAATGGTCGTTCCGTTTGCAGCGCCCACTTCCGACTCCTCTTTCACCTCTCCCGAGTAGAGAAGCAGCCTCTGTCCTATTTCGGAGTCCCTGGTCTTGCTGATAACTTCCAGCTGGGATACCGAGGCTATGCTCGCAAGAGCCTCGCCTCTAAACCCAAGCGTGACTATGTTCTGAAGGTCTTCCACCTGTGAAATCTTGCTTGTGGAGTGCCTTAAAAAGGCGGCTCTTATGTCGCCTGATTCTATACCGCTCCCGTTGTCAGTAACCCGTATATACGACTTTCCGCCGTTCTTTATCTCCACAGTTATATTGGTGGAGAGCGCGTCCACCGAATTCTCCACCAGCTCCTTGACTATGGAGTAGGGTCTTTCCACGACCTCTCCTGCGGCTATCTTGTTTATGGTGCTGTCGTCTAATACTCGTATCTTGCTCAAATGATCATCCCTTTATCTTGACGCTCTTTTTCCAGAGCGAATGGAGTATGTTTATGGAGTCTAGAGGGCTCATATTCATTATGTCGAGCCCCACTATTTCTGCCACTATCTCTTCGTATGCTGAATCTTCTTTTTCGCTTTGCACTACGCTGGCTGAGTAGGACATCCCACTTTCACGGATAGTCCTACTTTCTTCTCTGCTTTCTTCCGAGAAGATGCTTAGCTGGGAAGGCGATTTCTTGTTTAGGTCGTTCTCCTCTAGATTCCTAAGTATCTCGGCCGCCCTAGCTATTACTTCAGGCCTTACCCCCGCAAGCTTTGCTACCTCTATTCCGTAGCTTCTGTCGGCTCCGCCCCGCTCTATCTTTCTGAGAAACACTATGTCCTCTCCCGGCTTCTCTTCAACTGCAACCCTGTAGTTCTTGACTCCCTCTAGAACCTCCTCAAGCTCCGTCAGCTCGTGGTAGTGCGTGGCAAATAGTGTCTTGGCGCCTAGATTGCTCTTCCCGCTTATATACTCGACTACAGACCAAGCTATGCTCAGTCCGTCGTAAGTGCTAGTGCCTCTTCCTATCTCGTCTAGCACTATGAGGCTCTTTTCCGTGGCGTTGTTTAAGATATTGGCCACCTCGCTCATCTCCACCATGAAAGTGCTCTGCCCTTCCGACAGATCGTCCGAAGCCCCTATCCGTGTAAATATTCTGTCCGCTAAAGAGATTTTAGCGGAGTCGGCCGGCACAAAGGAGCCTATTTGGGCCATAAGCGTTATAAGCGCCACCTGCCTCATATAGGTGGACTTTCCCGACATATTCGGCCCGGTTATTATCATCATCCTGTCGCTTTCTCCGTTCATATAGGTGTCGTTGGATATAAATCTGCCCTCAGCCACCATCTTCTCGACTACGGGATGTCTTCCGTTTTCTATATAGAGCGAACCGTCCTCTAGTATCTCAGGCCTTACGTAGTTGTTCAGGTAGGCCGCTTTGGCGAAGGAGTTTAGCACGTCTATCTTGCTGATGCTCCTGGCAGTGCTCTGTATCCTCTGGGAGTTCTCCTTCAGCTTCTCCCTTATCTCTCCGAATATCTCATATTCCAGCTCCACCATCCTGTCCTCGGAGCCAAGTATCTTGTTTTCAATCTCCTTTAGCTCCTCGGTTATATATCTCTCTGCATTTGCAAGCGTCTGCTTTCTTATATAGTCGCTAGGGGCCTTATCTATATTGGACTTGGAAAGCTCTATAAAGTAGCCAAACACCTTGTTGTACTTTATCTTCAGATTCTTTATCCCCGTTCTGGCACGCTCCCTCTCCTCTATCCTGGAGAGATAGGACTTTCCGTTAAGGGCTATGTCTCTAAGCTCCTTAAGCTCCGGGCTGTAGTTCTCCTTTATGATATTGCCCTCTTTTATGCCTATAGGGGGCTCATCTTCTATTGCGCTGTCCACAAGTTCATAGAGGTCCCAGAGAATGTCCATGCCCTCTCCCATCTGCCTGAGTTCCTGGCTTTCCGAATCTTCAAGCGATTTCACTATATGGGGAAGCTGGGAGATCGAGTGCTTTAAGGATATAAGATCTCTTGCGTTGCAGTTTCCGTACACAAGCTTGCCTACAAGGCGCTCCATATCGTATATCTGCTTAAGCTTTTCATCTAGCTGATCCATCATAGTAATGTCTTCAGTCAAAGACTCGACTACAGCACTTCGCCTCTCTATCTCGTACTTGTCCAGCAGCGGAGACTCTATCCAGCTCTTTATAAGCCTACCGCCCATGGCAGTCGCTGTCTTATCGAGCACGCTTAAGAGAGAGCCTTTTTTAGACTTTCCCCTTATGGTCTCCAAAAGCTCCAAATTCCGCCTTGTGCTCATATCAAGCATCATGTAGTTTTCCACGATATACACGTTTACGCTCGATATATGGTCTAGCGACTGCTTCTGAGTCACCTTGAGATACTCTAGCAGCGCTCCTAGCGATATGGCTGCAAAGCTGCTCGTATCCATCCCAATGCCTGAAAGGGAATGAACTTTGAACTGTGAGATTATATTCGAGATACAGAGCTCCTTTTCAAAGTACCATTCCTCCAGAGTCCTGACTTCGTCAAATCTTGACTGGAGCTCCCCGCAGAAGTCGCTATCGCCGCCTGTGTTCACAAGAAGCTCGCTTGGAGCTATCTTCCCTATTTCGTCTATGCATTTTGAGATCGACTCTGGGCCTGATCCCAATATCTCCGTAGTATAGCTGTCTCCCGTGGTTATGTCCACATAGCTTATTCCGATCCCTTTCTTCCCTACATAGAGCGAGGCCAGGTAGTTGTTGCTCTTTTCGTCCAACTTGTCCATATCTGTTATGGTGCCCGAGGTTATTATTCTGACTACGTCTCTTTTGACTATTCCCTTCGCCTTCGAGGGGTCTTCCACCTGTTCGCATATGGCCACCTTGTATCCTTTTTCAACAAGCCTAGCTATATATCCGTCCGCCGAGTGGTGCGGGACTCCGCACATCGGGGCCTTCTCTTCTAGTCCGCAGTCTCTTCCCGTAAGGGTGATCTCCAGCTCCCTAGAGGCCGTAAGCGCATCTTCAAAAAACATCTCATAAAAGTCTCCCAACCTGAAAAAGAGGATACAGTCGCTGTATCTCTCTTTGAGGTCCGTATATTGCTCCATCATAGGTGTAAGTTTCGCCAAGAATATCTCCTCCAGTTCTTTATAGTTAATATTTTACCACAAAAAAAGGAGACCGCAAACGATGTCTCAAAAGTTAACTACTCTTCCGCCGGGAAGTAGTTAACTTTTGAGGTTATTTAAACAAAAAAGTCATGAGAGTGTTTCTCATAACTTTTAACTTTATTTCTTGACAGTCATAAGTTTGGGGTATAAATAGAGCAAAAGAAAATAGGAGGCGATTGTTTTGTACAGAGTAGTAGAAGAAACCATAGATGCAGTGCTTACAAGAGAGGGCGCAGGTGTAATGCTTAAGAGGGCGTTCGGATACCACCATATACCGAAGCTGGACCCTTTCCTTATGTTCGACTTTTTTAACTCCAAGAATCCTGAAGACTATTTAGACGGGTTCCCTTGGCATCCACATAGGGGGATAGAGACTGTAACCTACCTTATATCTGGAGAGATAGAGCATCAGGACTCCCTTAAAAACTCCGGTGTCATAGGGCCTGGGGACTGCCAATGGATGAGCGCCGGAAGCGGGATTCTCCACCAGGAGATGCCCATAGCTTCGGAGCATATGTTCGGCTTTCAGCTTTGGGTCAACCTTCCAAAGGCCAAGAAGATGACAGAGCCAAAGTACAGGGACATTTCAAGAGGAGAGATTCCTGTTGTGGAAGAGGACGGAAAGGTAGTCAAGGTGATAGGGGGACAGTACAAGACACATCATGGCGGTGCCAAAGATGTGGTAGGCTCTCCTACTCTGCTTCATGTGATTCTAGAGGAGGATGCACTTTTTGAGCTTGAAACCCCGAATACAAATAAAGTAGCCCTATTTGTGATGTCAGGGGAAGGTATTTTCGAGCCAGAGGGAAGTGTAGTGGATGCGAAAGAAACAACTATTATATACTCATCCGGCGAGAAGGTAAGAGTGGCGGCAAAAAACGGCCCCCTAGAGTTTGTATATCTCTCTGGAGAGCCGCTTAACGAGCCTATAGCTTGGGGCGGACCTATCGTCATGAACACAGAGGAAGAGCTTAGAACAGCAAGGGAAGAGCTAAGCAACGGAATGTTTATAAAAAGGGCAAGCGACAGCCTCTTTATGAAGAAATAGCATCTCTTCCAAGAAGCGCCGCTCCCAGCACTCCGGCTTTTTCGCCAAGCCTTGAAAGCTCTATTACAGGTGGAGGTATTTCCTTAAAATACCTCCACTCCATTACATACTCTTTAAGCTTTTCGAGGTATATATCTCCGCTCAAGGAGAGCCCTCCACCAAGCACTATCTTCTCCGGGTCTATGGTGGCGATTACGTTGACTATACCTATGGCAAGGTATCTTGTAAACCGATCTACAGCCTGCACTCCTATTTCATCCCCTTGTGTGCAGAGGTCGAAGACTTCTCTTGCAGAACCAACTCTGAAGGACTGATTCTGCTCCATAAATACCTTGTTTGTATATTTTACAAGTGCTGTTCCCGATGCAAAAGTCTCAAGACAGCCAACTCTTCCGCAGCCACAGGTGTAGAAATTATCCCCTACAGTCATATGCCCTAGCTCCGAGGCAGCCCCATTAGCACCCTCGTATATGTGACTGTCTCTTATAATTCCACCTCCCAGGCCTGTGCCGAGCGTCATAAGTACGCTGTTTGGTGAGTGTTTCATGGCTCCCAGCTTGAATTCGCCGTATCCCGCTGAACTTGCGTCATTGTACAAGCTGACATTTGAACCGAATTTTTCAGCCAAGATTCTTCCAAACGCTATGTCCTTCCAGTCCAAGTTGGTGCAGGCTATCACTCTGTCTCTGTTTTTAGACACTATCCCTGGAACACCTATACCTATGCTCTCAATCTTATCTCTCCCTAGGACAAAAAGCCCTCGCTCAACTGCTCTGCAAATATCGAGCTCTATCTTTTCGGGGTCGTAGCTTCTATCTGTATCTATCTTTTCGTAGAAGAGGACTTCATCCGACTCTCCAAGTATCGCAACTCCAACCGTAGTGCCTCCTATATCTATCCCTGCGTACATACATTTACCTCCCGTAAATTCTGCAAAGCTCCAAAAGCTTCTCTGAAATTTCGTCCTTAATATCTTCCCTCTTCAACCGCCAGCTCCAGTTTCCGCTCTTGCTTGACGGCGTATTCATCCTGCACTCGCTTCCCTGCTCAAGTATGTCTTGAAACTGGACTATGCACAGGCTTGAAACCGAGCTGTAAGCCGCCCTTATAATCTCCCAGACAAGCTTCTCGTCGTCTTGTTCATTTAAATAATCTTTTACTTTTGAAAGACTTTGCTCGTCTAGCTTTGAAAGCCATCCCCTGACCGTGTCGTTGTCATGCGTCCCTGGGTATACAACGCTGTTATTCTCAAAGTTGTAAGGAAGATATGGGTTGTCCTTGTTTCCATCGAACGCAAACTGGAGTATCGCCATGCCCATATAGCCTGTATCGTACTTTAGCTTGTAGACTTCAGGCGTCAGAAAGCCCAGGTCTTCGGCTATTATCTCAAGCCCCTGAAGCTCTTCTTTTAGGCTTTCAAAGAACTGCATCCCTGGACCCTTCACCCAGCTTCCTTCAACGGCAGTTTCGTTTCCGCTGTTCACGACCCAGTATGACTCAAAGCCTCTGAAATGGTCAAGCCTCAGTCCGTCGAATATGTGCTTGCTCTGAGATATCCTGGATTTCCACCAGCTGTAATCCGTCTCCTCTAGGTATTCCCAGTCGTAGACGGGGTTTCCCCAGAGCTGTCCTTGAGGGGAGAAGTAGTCCGGCGGAACTCCGCTTAGAAGTATTGGGGAGTAGTCTTCATCAAGGCAGAATACTTCGGGATTGGCCCAGACATCTGCGCTGTCTCTGCCTACATAGATTGGCAGATCTCCAATTATATTTATCCCCTGCTTGTTTGCGTAATCTTTGAGATTTCTCCACTGGAAGAAGAAAAGGTACTGCAAGAAGCTCCAGTATTCAAGTTCCACAGAAAGCTCCTGTCTAAGCGCCTCTAGTGTTTCCACCTCTCTCTTTGCAACCTCTCTTGGCCACTCGTAATATGGCTTTTGATCGTACTTGTACTTAAGCGCCATGTAGAGGGAGTAGTCCTCCAGCCAGTCTGAATTTTCCAGCTTAAACTCTTCAAACTCGACTCTGTCTATCAAGTCGATTTTTTTATAGGCTTTTCTGAGCAGAGAGAATCTCTCTTTGAAAAGCTTCGAGTAGTCTACAGTGCCTTCCGGCTCTGAATCTTTAGCTTGCACCAGGTCCTTGCCGTCTAGGAGACCGTCTTCTACAAGGTAGTCAAGGTCTATGAAGTATGGATTCCCGGCAAATGAAGATATGACCTGGTACGGAGAGTCACCGTATCCCGTAGGTCCTAGAGGAAGCACCTGCCAGTAAGTCTGTCCCGCTGACTTCAGAAAATCTACAAACCTATACGACTCTTCCCCGAAAGTCCCTATCCCATATGGGCTGGGAAGAGAGCTTATATGAAGCAGTATTCCCGCTGCTCTTCTTTTTTTCATATCATCACCCCTTTCAATATATATATCCACTTTTCGCAGCGTTACTTGATTTAAACAAAAAAGAAAGAGCCTAAGCTCTTTCCTCTAATCCCTCTATGCATTTGCAAGCTTTTTGCCAAACTCTACAGCGTCCTTCAGCATGTCCTGGTCTGGGCTCCAAAGCATCCTTATCCCCTCATCCACTACTTCTAGACCGGCGTTTTCAAGCATTTCGTTTACCGCTTTCGTAGCTTCACCGCTCCAACCATAGCATCCGAACGAAGCCGCCTTCTTTTTCTTGAGCTTAAGCTCCTTCATAAAGTAAACGAAGGCTGCTACTGTTCTAAGTGCGCCGTTGTTTATAGTAGGAGATCCGACTGCAACTAGCTTGGACTTAAAAACTTCAAGCATCACATCGTTATGGTCGCTCTTGGCTAGGTTGAAAAGTTTGACTTCGACCTCAGGGTCCGCAAGCTCAATCCCCTCAGCTATTTTTTCAGCCATTCTCTTTGTTCCGTTCCACATTGTGTCATAGACTATTGTGATCTGATTTTCCTGGTAGTCATTCGCCCAAGACGAGTATTTCTCGACTATCTGCATAGGATTATCTCGCCATATCACACCGTGGCTTGTGGCTATTATATCTATAGTCAGACCTAGCCCTATGATTTCGTCTAGCTTTTTTCTAAGCATGGCGCTGAAAGGCGTGAGTATATTGGCATAATATTTCATGGCCTCTCTGTTTAAGTCGCACGGGTCTGCCAAGTCGTTGAAAAGCCCTTCATGGGCATAATGCTGTCCGAATGCGTCGTTGCTAAACAGGATATTGTCTCCCGTCATATAGGTGGCCATGCTGTCCGGCCAGTGAAGCATCGGCATCTCCACAAACACAAGCTCTTTTCCGTTCCCTATGTCCAGCTTGTCTCCAGTTTTAACCACTTTGAAGTTCCAATCCTGATGGTAATGACCCTTTATAGACTTGACCGCATTGGCAGTGCAGTATATAGGTGTGTCGGGTATGTGCTTCATAAGCGCAGGCAGACCTCCACTGTGGTCTATCTCCCCATGGTTTGCAACGATATAGTCTATCTTTTTAAGGTCTATTTCCGAAGTCAGGTTTTCCACAAATTCCTCTCCAAAATGAGCCCATACAGTGTCTACAAGCACAGTCTTCTCTTCTTCTATAAGATAGGCGTTGTAAGAAGTCCCGTTATAAGTCGAAAGCTCATCGCCGTGGATAGATCTAAGCTCCCAGTCTATTTTGCCAACCCAGTTCACATTGTTTTTCACAAGTTTTTTCATCTCATTTACCTCCCTTTTAAAGTATACCCTTTGAACATATTATACCCTTCATACGTCTATTTTCCTGTGATTTGAATCATAAAACCTATTTAAACTCCTCTATTGTTTGGGCAAGCAGCGCTTTGGCCCCTTCTATTATTCCAGGGTAGTTTTTGGATATTACACCATCTTCAATGGCCCTATCCTTTTCTCCAGGTATGCTGAAGTCATACCCAAGTATCTCTTTACATCTCAGACTCCCGTATTTTTCCTTGAATTTACCTTGAAATGAAGTCACTGCTTCCTTCACACTTTGACTTTCTCCTCCAGAGTACATAAGCCCAAGCACCATTACGGCCCCCGAAACCGCTCCGCAAAGCTCTCCACTGCACGCCCCGCTTCCAAAGCCTGCACCTATACTTGTAGCTCTTTCTTCGTCTAGGCCGGCGTCTTTTGCAAACGACAGTATGACCTTCTGACAGCAATTAAGATGATTTTCCACTGATAATCTTTGAAGCACTACACGCAGCGAGCTTTCAAAATCCCTGTCCTTCGAGCTATCCCGCTTTTTCGACTTAGAGGCGTACACACCTCTGCTTCTCAGTTCTTTGTTTATATGCCTGCTAGAAAGCATCCCCTCTATATTGGAGTCGTCTATTAAAAGTCCGTTCTGGTTTAAAACAGTTGCTTTTTTCCCAATACACATTGCGGCAAGCCCATTGTCCTGGGTCACAACTATATCTCCTTTCGAAATGCGGTTTGCTATATAGAAGTCGGCACTGTCGCTTGAATTGTCTACGGTCACCACCTCAGCATAGTCGTCGCTTATCAAATGCGAGTAATTCTTCACAAGCGTAACAGGGACTTGAAACTCCTTAGCCAAGTCCACTGCTATCTTCACAACAGGACATCCATCTGAGTCCACAAATATTCTGACCAAATACCACACCTCCATTTATTCTTGAAAAACATGACTGATTAACAGTATACCCTATTTGCATATCTTTATTAATAAAAAAAGACTACTTAAATGCCCAGTCAAGGTCATCTAAATAGTCTGCTGTGTGAACAGTCTTTTATATCCTACTTTTTATTGTAGCTGCTGGACTTTCCAGCTCCGCTTTTTCTTCTGCCTGAATTCTTCGAGCCCCATACTCTGCTTGAACCCGTTTTGCTTATATTCTTAGGCTTTTTCGGCTTGTCCTCTACGTATGTCTCCACTAGAGGGTACATATGATCTACAACCACCGGTATGTTCTTGTTTGTAAGCTTTTCAATGCTTTTAAGCAGAGGCTTCTCCTCTTGATTACAGAACGAAATAGCTATGCCTGAATTGTTCGCCCTTCCAGTACGCCCTATCCTGTGGACATAAGTCTCTGGAACTTCAGGAAGGTCGAAGTTTATGACATGTGAAAGCTCTGTTATATCTATTCCACGCGCGGCTATGTCCGTCGCAACAAGTATTCTGGTCTTTCTCGACTTGAAGTTGTTAAGGGCCATCTGCCTTGCATTCTGGGACTTGTTTCCGTGTATGGCCTGCGCCCTAAGTCCCGACTTTTCAAGCGACTTCACTATCTTGTCCGCCCCGTGCTTTGTCCTTGAAAACACAAGTGCCGAGTCGATAGACTTGTCTTTCAGAAGGCTTGTCAGAAGCTTTATCTTGTTTCCCTTGTCCACAAAGTAGACTTCCTGATCTATGATCTCCACTGTAGAAGATACAGGTGTCACAACCACCTTGACTGGATTTTTCAGTATCGAACTTGAAAGCTTCTCTATTTCAGCAGGCATAGTGGCTGAAAAGAATATAGTCTGTCTGTCGTTCGGTATATATGTGATTATCTTTCTTACATCTCTCAGCATCCCCATGTCCAGCATCTGGTCCGCCTCGTCCAGCACGAAATGCTTTATATGCTTTATGCTTACGATCTTTTGATTTATAAGGTCTAGCAGCCTTCCCGGAGTCGCAACTAGTATGTCGACTCCCTTCTCTAGCTCTCTTCTCTGGGGGTTCTGAGGCACCCCTCCATATATAACGGCTGTTTTAAGCCCTGTATTTCTTCCGTATGCCACAAAGCTGTCTCTTATCTGTATGGCAAGCTCTCTTGTAGGCGCAACCACTAGCGATTTTATCTGCTTTCTTCCCGGTGTAGACCTTTGCTCGAACGAAAGGCTCTGAAGTATGGGAATCGCAAATGCGGCAGTCTTCCCTGTTCCTGTCTGGGCGCAACCTAGCAAATCATGCCCTTCTAGCAGTGATGGTATGGCTTGAGCCTGTATAGGCGTGGCTTTAGTATAACCTTCAGTTTTTAAAGCCCTCTGAATCGGCTCAATTAAATTTAGTTTTTCAAATAACAATATCATTTCTCCTTTTACAATCAAAAAATAGCACACCAAAATCGGTA
Encoded here:
- the mutL gene encoding DNA mismatch repair endonuclease MutL, translating into MSKIRVLDDSTINKIAAGEVVERPYSIVKELVENSVDALSTNITVEIKNGGKSYIRVTDNGSGIESGDIRAAFLRHSTSKISQVEDLQNIVTLGFRGEALASIASVSQLEVISKTRDSEIGQRLLLYSGEVKEESEVGAANGTTIIVRNLFYNIPVRKKFLKSDSSESGAISDLIYRLSLSNPSISFKFIKDGALVLKTPGKGSLEKTAYSLLGKEFSDSTIPLEFEKKSFKLSGFISKPAFSRGNRSQQYIFVNGRSVKHLLLSRKVESAYKGVIPSNRYPVLVLFIELDPREIDVNIHPAKTEIRFLAESEILIWVEEAVRKALDSETEILETSLGEVEPPKAVKPRAVKLLEKREETQPSLLDPELFYQAHSEKPEKLLEKPLKAKKSNEAVSESGPAPYRAKPSPKQEQAKLPTLEVKGVVFNTYILCEDRVAGEFLIIDQHAAHERIMYEKLKRELLEGRVDMQETMALEPISLSHSDMEKLSEYRDTLLKLGFDFEEFGQNTVALRGVPLLFGVPDFKDLFLDILDSLEFGVKSGYELKLEKVMKLACTSAVKAGDSMKHIEIEKLIEELGRCENPLTCPHGRPTVIKLTKSEIERKFKRS
- the mutS gene encoding DNA mismatch repair protein MutS; this encodes MAKLTPMMEQYTDLKERYSDCILFFRLGDFYEMFFEDALTASRELEITLTGRDCGLEEKAPMCGVPHHSADGYIARLVEKGYKVAICEQVEDPSKAKGIVKRDVVRIITSGTITDMDKLDEKSNNYLASLYVGKKGIGISYVDITTGDSYTTEILGSGPESISKCIDEIGKIAPSELLVNTGGDSDFCGELQSRFDEVRTLEEWYFEKELCISNIISQFKVHSLSGIGMDTSSFAAISLGALLEYLKVTQKQSLDHISSVNVYIVENYMMLDMSTRRNLELLETIRGKSKKGSLLSVLDKTATAMGGRLIKSWIESPLLDKYEIERRSAVVESLTEDITMMDQLDEKLKQIYDMERLVGKLVYGNCNARDLISLKHSISQLPHIVKSLEDSESQELRQMGEGMDILWDLYELVDSAIEDEPPIGIKEGNIIKENYSPELKELRDIALNGKSYLSRIEERERARTGIKNLKIKYNKVFGYFIELSKSNIDKAPSDYIRKQTLANAERYITEELKEIENKILGSEDRMVELEYEIFGEIREKLKENSQRIQSTARSISKIDVLNSFAKAAYLNNYVRPEILEDGSLYIENGRHPVVEKMVAEGRFISNDTYMNGESDRMMIITGPNMSGKSTYMRQVALITLMAQIGSFVPADSAKISLADRIFTRIGASDDLSEGQSTFMVEMSEVANILNNATEKSLIVLDEIGRGTSTYDGLSIAWSVVEYISGKSNLGAKTLFATHYHELTELEEVLEGVKNYRVAVEEKPGEDIVFLRKIERGGADRSYGIEVAKLAGVRPEVIARAAEILRNLEENDLNKKSPSQLSIFSEESREESRTIRESGMSYSASVVQSEKEDSAYEEIVAEIVGLDIMNMSPLDSINILHSLWKKSVKIKG
- a CDS encoding pirin family protein; this translates as MYRVVEETIDAVLTREGAGVMLKRAFGYHHIPKLDPFLMFDFFNSKNPEDYLDGFPWHPHRGIETVTYLISGEIEHQDSLKNSGVIGPGDCQWMSAGSGILHQEMPIASEHMFGFQLWVNLPKAKKMTEPKYRDISRGEIPVVEEDGKVVKVIGGQYKTHHGGAKDVVGSPTLLHVILEEDALFELETPNTNKVALFVMSGEGIFEPEGSVVDAKETTIIYSSGEKVRVAAKNGPLEFVYLSGEPLNEPIAWGGPIVMNTEEELRTAREELSNGMFIKRASDSLFMKK
- a CDS encoding ROK family protein, yielding MYAGIDIGGTTVGVAILGESDEVLFYEKIDTDRSYDPEKIELDICRAVERGLFVLGRDKIESIGIGVPGIVSKNRDRVIACTNLDWKDIAFGRILAEKFGSNVSLYNDASSAGYGEFKLGAMKHSPNSVLMTLGTGLGGGIIRDSHIYEGANGAASELGHMTVGDNFYTCGCGRVGCLETFASGTALVKYTNKVFMEQNQSFRVGSAREVFDLCTQGDEIGVQAVDRFTRYLAIGIVNVIATIDPEKIVLGGGLSLSGDIYLEKLKEYVMEWRYFKEIPPPVIELSRLGEKAGVLGAALLGRDAISS
- the malQ gene encoding 4-alpha-glucanotransferase; this translates as MKKRRAAGILLHISSLPSPYGIGTFGEESYRFVDFLKSAGQTYWQVLPLGPTGYGDSPYQVISSFAGNPYFIDLDYLVEDGLLDGKDLVQAKDSEPEGTVDYSKLFKERFSLLRKAYKKIDLIDRVEFEEFKLENSDWLEDYSLYMALKYKYDQKPYYEWPREVAKREVETLEALRQELSVELEYWSFLQYLFFFQWRNLKDYANKQGINIIGDLPIYVGRDSADVWANPEVFCLDEDYSPILLSGVPPDYFSPQGQLWGNPVYDWEYLEETDYSWWKSRISQSKHIFDGLRLDHFRGFESYWVVNSGNETAVEGSWVKGPGMQFFESLKEELQGLEIIAEDLGFLTPEVYKLKYDTGYMGMAILQFAFDGNKDNPYLPYNFENNSVVYPGTHDNDTVRGWLSKLDEQSLSKVKDYLNEQDDEKLVWEIIRAAYSSVSSLCIVQFQDILEQGSECRMNTPSSKSGNWSWRLKREDIKDEISEKLLELCRIYGR
- a CDS encoding anaerobic nitric oxide reductase flavorubredoxin; this encodes MKKLVKNNVNWVGKIDWELRSIHGDELSTYNGTSYNAYLIEEEKTVLVDTVWAHFGEEFVENLTSEIDLKKIDYIVANHGEIDHSGGLPALMKHIPDTPIYCTANAVKSIKGHYHQDWNFKVVKTGDKLDIGNGKELVFVEMPMLHWPDSMATYMTGDNILFSNDAFGQHYAHEGLFNDLADPCDLNREAMKYYANILTPFSAMLRKKLDEIIGLGLTIDIIATSHGVIWRDNPMQIVEKYSSWANDYQENQITIVYDTMWNGTKRMAEKIAEGIELADPEVEVKLFNLAKSDHNDVMLEVFKSKLVAVGSPTINNGALRTVAAFVYFMKELKLKKKKAASFGCYGWSGEATKAVNEMLENAGLEVVDEGIRMLWSPDQDMLKDAVEFGKKLANA
- a CDS encoding DUF188 domain-containing protein, with product MVRIFVDSDGCPVVKIAVDLAKEFQVPVTLVKNYSHLISDDYAEVVTVDNSSDSADFYIANRISKGDIVVTQDNGLAAMCIGKKATVLNQNGLLIDDSNIEGMLSSRHINKELRSRGVYASKSKKRDSSKDRDFESSLRVVLQRLSVENHLNCCQKVILSFAKDAGLDEERATSIGAGFGSGACSGELCGAVSGAVMVLGLMYSGGESQSVKEAVTSFQGKFKEKYGSLRCKEILGYDFSIPGEKDRAIEDGVISKNYPGIIEGAKALLAQTIEEFK
- a CDS encoding DEAD/DEAH box helicase, yielding MLFEKLNLIEPIQRALKTEGYTKATPIQAQAIPSLLEGHDLLGCAQTGTGKTAAFAIPILQSLSFEQRSTPGRKQIKSLVVAPTRELAIQIRDSFVAYGRNTGLKTAVIYGGVPQNPQRRELEKGVDILVATPGRLLDLINQKIVSIKHIKHFVLDEADQMLDMGMLRDVRKIITYIPNDRQTIFFSATMPAEIEKLSSSILKNPVKVVVTPVSSTVEIIDQEVYFVDKGNKIKLLTSLLKDKSIDSALVFSRTKHGADKIVKSLEKSGLRAQAIHGNKSQNARQMALNNFKSRKTRILVATDIAARGIDITELSHVINFDLPEVPETYVHRIGRTGRANNSGIAISFCNQEEKPLLKSIEKLTNKNIPVVVDHMYPLVETYVEDKPKKPKNISKTGSSRVWGSKNSGRRKSGAGKSSSYNKK